A single region of the Triticum dicoccoides isolate Atlit2015 ecotype Zavitan chromosome 2B, WEW_v2.0, whole genome shotgun sequence genome encodes:
- the LOC119363014 gene encoding 40S ribosomal protein S3-3-like isoform X1 yields MALQISKKRKFVADGVFLAELNEMLTRELGEDGFAGVEIRVTPMRTEIIIRATRTQNVLGEKGRRIRELTSVVQKRFNFPDGGVELYAEKVLNRGLCAVAQAESLRYKLLGGLAVRRACYGVLRFVMESGAKGCEVIVSGKLRAQRAKSMKFKDGYMISSGHPVNQYIDGAVRHVLLRQGVLGIKVKIMLDWDPKGKQGPATPLPDLVTIHPPKDEDEFPRPLAAEIAVA; encoded by the exons ATGGCTCTTCAGATCAGCAAGAAGCGAAAG TTCGTCGCCGACGGCGTGTTTCTGGCCGAGCTGAACGAGATGCTGACCCGCGAGCTCGGGGAGGACGGCTTCGCCGGCGTCGAGATCCGGGTCACCCCCATGCGCACCGAGATCATCATCCGCGCCACCCGCACCCAGAACGTCCTCG GCGAGAAGGGCCGGAGGATAAGGGAGCTGACGTCGGTGGTGCAGAAGCGCTTCAACTTTCCGGACGGCGGCGTCGAGCTGTACGCCGAGAAGGTCCTGAACCGCGGCCTCTGCGCCGTCGCTCAGGCCGAGTCCCTCCGCTACAAGCTGCTCGGTGGCCTCGCCGTCCGAAG AGCGTGCTATGGTGTACTCCGATTTGTCATGGAGAGTGGTGCGAAGGGCTGTGAG GTTATTGTGAGTGGGAAGCTTAGGGCACAGCGTGCTAAGTCCATGAAGTTCAAGGATGGCTATATGATCTCTTCTGGCCATCCTGTCAACCAGTATATTGATGGAGCTGTGAGGCATGTTCTTCTGAGACAG GGTGTGCTGGGTATCAAGGTTAAGATCATGCTTGACTGGgatccgaaggggaaacaaggaccagcTACACCTTTACCTGACCTTGTTACCATCCACCCTCCTAAGGATGAGGATGAGTTCCCGAGGCCTCTTGCAGCAGAAATTGCAGTTGCTTAA
- the LOC119363014 gene encoding 40S ribosomal protein S3-3-like isoform X2, with amino-acid sequence MALQISKKRKFVADGVFLAELNEMLTRELGEDGFAGVEIRVTPMRTEIIIRATRTQNVLGEKGRRIRELTSVVQKRFNFPDGGVELYAEKVLNRGLCAVAQAESLRYKLLGGLAVRRACYGVLRFVMESGAKGCELRAQRAKSMKFKDGYMISSGHPVNQYIDGAVRHVLLRQGVLGIKVKIMLDWDPKGKQGPATPLPDLVTIHPPKDEDEFPRPLAAEIAVA; translated from the exons ATGGCTCTTCAGATCAGCAAGAAGCGAAAG TTCGTCGCCGACGGCGTGTTTCTGGCCGAGCTGAACGAGATGCTGACCCGCGAGCTCGGGGAGGACGGCTTCGCCGGCGTCGAGATCCGGGTCACCCCCATGCGCACCGAGATCATCATCCGCGCCACCCGCACCCAGAACGTCCTCG GCGAGAAGGGCCGGAGGATAAGGGAGCTGACGTCGGTGGTGCAGAAGCGCTTCAACTTTCCGGACGGCGGCGTCGAGCTGTACGCCGAGAAGGTCCTGAACCGCGGCCTCTGCGCCGTCGCTCAGGCCGAGTCCCTCCGCTACAAGCTGCTCGGTGGCCTCGCCGTCCGAAG AGCGTGCTATGGTGTACTCCGATTTGTCATGGAGAGTGGTGCGAAGGGCTGTGAG CTTAGGGCACAGCGTGCTAAGTCCATGAAGTTCAAGGATGGCTATATGATCTCTTCTGGCCATCCTGTCAACCAGTATATTGATGGAGCTGTGAGGCATGTTCTTCTGAGACAG GGTGTGCTGGGTATCAAGGTTAAGATCATGCTTGACTGGgatccgaaggggaaacaaggaccagcTACACCTTTACCTGACCTTGTTACCATCCACCCTCCTAAGGATGAGGATGAGTTCCCGAGGCCTCTTGCAGCAGAAATTGCAGTTGCTTAA